A section of the Leptospira noumeaensis genome encodes:
- a CDS encoding LB_137 family protein — protein sequence MIEIYHKIENFPLVLGSYISFLTRFRVILTLLIVGFSWSSVLADKIRLKSGEVLNGKVVNVTATHVEWQDQGKRYKFLNADVLGIDVGYDGLPVCADYKTFGVEDCDLVLTKLNKTSASFSKKSSPLELEVIPIKKISTLRVSAESGFPMERYIEPGVKGKWVFGDKELVGNFKTLERGRIIIETEAKTLESVDILDFKSFEIQNKSVIVKVIKEETPKVIPGYSPITEKKYGKAAFIFSGALLSGLGMLYEYNASVNAINNDMEYIPTSDGRVFIFANTLNTDRYDFHRQRFLMYSVAFTSIITYSLIDSFYLGTMETKKENAHTNANGVYLKPFLDMKPNTNVFGAANTNQFQKPNESLFYGFSFESKF from the coding sequence GTGATAGAAATCTATCACAAAATTGAGAATTTCCCATTGGTTTTAGGCAGTTACATATCCTTTCTCACCCGATTTCGGGTCATTCTAACCCTACTCATCGTTGGTTTTAGTTGGTCTTCTGTTTTGGCAGATAAGATCCGGCTAAAATCAGGGGAAGTACTGAATGGAAAGGTCGTGAACGTGACGGCAACTCATGTGGAGTGGCAAGACCAAGGAAAACGTTATAAATTTTTAAATGCAGATGTTCTAGGGATTGATGTGGGATACGACGGCCTCCCGGTCTGTGCCGATTATAAAACCTTTGGGGTGGAAGACTGCGACCTTGTCCTTACCAAATTAAATAAAACAAGCGCTAGTTTTTCCAAAAAAAGTAGTCCCTTAGAATTAGAAGTCATTCCAATCAAAAAAATCTCTACTTTAAGAGTCAGTGCGGAATCCGGATTCCCAATGGAAAGATACATCGAACCAGGAGTTAAAGGTAAATGGGTATTTGGAGATAAGGAACTGGTTGGAAATTTCAAAACCTTGGAACGCGGAAGAATCATCATCGAAACGGAAGCGAAAACATTGGAATCTGTAGATATTTTGGACTTTAAATCTTTTGAAATCCAAAACAAATCAGTCATTGTCAAAGTGATCAAAGAAGAAACTCCCAAGGTCATTCCCGGTTACTCACCCATAACCGAAAAAAAATATGGTAAGGCTGCTTTTATTTTTAGCGGTGCCCTCCTTTCCGGCTTAGGAATGTTATACGAATACAATGCCTCTGTAAATGCAATCAACAATGATATGGAATACATTCCTACTTCCGATGGCAGGGTTTTTATTTTTGCCAACACTCTAAATACAGATCGTTATGATTTCCATAGACAAAGGTTTCTTATGTATTCTGTCGCGTTTACTTCCATCATCACATATAGTTTGATTGATAGTTTTTATTTGGGAACCATGGAAACTAAAAAGGAAAATGCACATACAAATGCAAATGGAGTGTATCTAAAACCATTTTTAGACATGAAACCGAATACAAATGTTTTTGGAGCCGCTAACACTAACCAGTTCCAGAAACCAAATGAAAGTTTGTTTTATGGATTTAGTTTTGAATCAAAATTTTAA
- a CDS encoding SpoIIE family protein phosphatase, translated as MNKSKIKTTNSLRFKIGLFYSLLALLNIIFFTVMIFENQSDLLLKNFQFQSENLANTILADIQTIGLSGERDETYDVFRKTLKLYEIGKFSIFEADGKVILSEPESATAEVTIKESVLKKTKEVSSDKEGNLFKARYSLELNESDFTVDFLLPVKLSDSREVFLYTHFNISSIQDRLKQLYIQVGYAVLWGVVFHIIFAILVYRAIFKRVGSLEVASKGMATGNLQSRVDWNFKSNDELDSLGKSFNLMADEIQNKVTTITRLNEEINQELQIGKEVQELFLPSVKKFKKFNIGKLYRPMREVSGDLYQYFQVPEKDFYGFFLADASGHGVSAALVTVVMAMSLQAIMKDNHSAIQAINQLGEVIANRLQASFFATGVFVVFEEPGVVKFVNAGHNAPFIVRPSTKEITYIDSSGPPLGMGDDIQYSLDSFPVLPGDKIVLYTDGVVETPIKEGGLFGLERFTEIVLENIHLPNSEIVEKAMELLEEKHEEYKDDVTMIILDVPE; from the coding sequence GTGAACAAAAGCAAAATCAAAACGACGAATTCCTTACGCTTTAAGATTGGACTCTTTTATTCCCTTCTTGCCTTACTCAATATTATCTTTTTTACGGTGATGATCTTCGAAAATCAATCTGACTTACTTCTCAAAAACTTCCAGTTTCAGTCAGAAAACCTTGCCAACACCATCCTTGCAGACATCCAAACCATTGGTCTTTCGGGAGAAAGGGATGAAACCTATGATGTTTTTCGCAAAACTTTGAAGTTATACGAAATCGGCAAATTTTCCATTTTCGAAGCGGATGGGAAGGTCATTTTGTCGGAACCAGAGTCTGCCACAGCCGAAGTCACAATCAAAGAATCTGTTTTGAAAAAAACTAAAGAAGTTTCCTCCGACAAAGAAGGAAACCTGTTTAAGGCTCGTTATAGTTTAGAACTGAATGAATCTGACTTTACCGTAGATTTTTTATTACCAGTCAAACTTTCTGATTCCAGAGAGGTTTTCCTTTATACTCATTTTAATATTTCGTCTATCCAAGATCGATTGAAACAACTTTACATCCAAGTTGGATACGCCGTCCTTTGGGGGGTTGTGTTTCATATCATTTTTGCAATTTTAGTGTATCGTGCCATTTTCAAAAGAGTTGGGTCTTTGGAAGTTGCATCCAAAGGTATGGCTACTGGAAATTTGCAATCTAGAGTGGATTGGAATTTTAAAAGTAACGATGAGTTGGATAGTTTAGGAAAGTCATTTAATTTAATGGCAGATGAAATCCAAAACAAAGTAACAACCATTACGCGATTAAACGAAGAAATCAACCAAGAACTCCAAATCGGAAAAGAAGTGCAGGAACTGTTTTTACCTTCTGTTAAAAAATTCAAAAAATTTAACATCGGAAAATTATATAGACCAATGAGAGAAGTTTCTGGTGATTTATACCAATACTTCCAAGTTCCAGAAAAAGATTTTTATGGATTCTTTTTAGCAGATGCGTCAGGTCATGGTGTATCAGCCGCTCTTGTAACGGTTGTTATGGCTATGTCTCTACAAGCCATCATGAAAGACAATCATTCTGCCATCCAAGCCATAAACCAACTGGGTGAAGTCATTGCTAACAGATTACAAGCCTCCTTTTTTGCCACTGGAGTTTTTGTAGTTTTCGAAGAACCTGGTGTGGTTAAGTTTGTGAATGCAGGACACAACGCTCCTTTTATTGTACGTCCATCCACAAAAGAAATCACATACATTGATAGTTCGGGTCCACCACTTGGAATGGGAGATGACATCCAATATTCGCTCGATTCGTTCCCGGTTCTTCCTGGAGATAAAATTGTCCTTTATACTGATGGAGTGGTTGAAACTCCCATCAAAGAAGGGGGACTATTTGGATTAGAAAGATTCACTGAAATCGTTCTAGAAAACATCCATCTTCCCAATTCAGAAATAGTAGAAAAAGCAATGGAATTACTCGAAGAAAAACATGAGGAATATAAGGATGATGTAACAATGATCATTCTTGATGTACCGGAATGA
- a CDS encoding tetratricopeptide repeat protein, whose product MRKFFFFSLFFILFFFFAVASQAIVSVKLQELRFGILRDQLMNYQLSSKTLRERLKQMFLSKDDYMSEVKVNILESGIMNSETEGLDLKMATLDRFGLYVINSVRFLNFKPALELEEQQNTIIRLQFAFYMERTRKYPIASKKYQELEDSITSALSDEMAFTLLHHGYCLVMMGEREKAFVKLTKTIDLFPGTHYAENASLLISFLEEGEKKKEELKNKKKSPEELAYSLFQSGDYEETLKTLENIPILTKDQSYVKARAMEELGKTSSAVKEYIQLVKQKDNKEVAIRANRRLLLIGNFYQENKSLVAFSKEEATKLGDTKAAENIEEGKSLVLKPVIIEKVLKAETPTNLSAEETKELNQIKENIRESLEDSTGETKKLALVVSEEKIPLVPENLSEPEPKKTLIPENVAVKKQVPKTPAKLKVKLRDGREVVCDEVKIEGNLAILQLGSFGLNLPYDLVVSVKVSGGPSQIKLVTGSGEKLEAGQWIQNENGDWTKPKSMDAPVVRTEVKSFRL is encoded by the coding sequence ATGAGAAAGTTTTTCTTTTTTTCTCTTTTTTTCATTCTGTTTTTTTTCTTCGCAGTGGCTTCTCAAGCCATCGTCAGTGTTAAATTGCAAGAACTTAGGTTTGGTATTTTAAGAGACCAACTAATGAACTACCAACTCTCTTCTAAAACCTTAAGAGAGCGTTTGAAACAAATGTTCCTTTCCAAAGACGATTATATGTCTGAAGTAAAAGTGAATATTTTGGAATCAGGAATTATGAATTCCGAAACAGAAGGTTTGGATTTAAAAATGGCAACACTCGACCGGTTTGGTTTATATGTCATTAACTCCGTCCGGTTTTTAAATTTTAAACCAGCACTCGAACTGGAAGAACAACAAAATACAATCATCCGTTTGCAATTTGCCTTTTATATGGAAAGGACAAGAAAATATCCTATTGCTTCAAAAAAATACCAAGAGTTAGAAGATTCGATCACCTCAGCTTTATCAGATGAAATGGCATTTACCCTCCTTCACCATGGATACTGTTTGGTGATGATGGGGGAAAGAGAAAAGGCCTTTGTCAAACTTACCAAAACCATTGATTTGTTTCCGGGGACTCACTACGCAGAAAATGCCAGCCTTCTCATTAGTTTTTTAGAAGAAGGGGAAAAGAAAAAAGAAGAATTAAAAAACAAAAAAAAATCTCCGGAAGAGTTGGCTTATTCTCTTTTCCAAAGTGGAGATTATGAAGAAACTCTAAAAACTTTAGAAAATATCCCTATTCTCACAAAAGACCAGTCCTATGTCAAAGCACGTGCCATGGAAGAACTTGGAAAAACTTCCAGTGCTGTAAAAGAATACATCCAACTAGTAAAACAGAAAGATAATAAAGAAGTGGCAATCCGGGCCAACAGACGGCTGTTACTGATTGGAAATTTTTACCAAGAAAACAAATCCCTTGTTGCTTTTTCGAAAGAAGAGGCAACCAAGTTAGGTGATACAAAAGCTGCCGAAAATATTGAAGAAGGAAAAAGTTTAGTTTTAAAACCTGTCATCATTGAAAAGGTATTAAAAGCAGAAACTCCAACCAATCTCTCTGCCGAAGAAACCAAAGAACTAAACCAAATCAAAGAGAACATCAGAGAATCACTAGAAGATTCCACAGGGGAAACTAAAAAACTTGCCCTCGTTGTATCAGAAGAAAAAATCCCTCTGGTTCCAGAAAATCTATCAGAACCAGAGCCTAAAAAAACACTCATCCCAGAAAACGTAGCCGTAAAAAAACAAGTCCCAAAAACTCCCGCGAAACTCAAAGTCAAACTGCGAGACGGTCGAGAAGTGGTATGTGATGAAGTTAAAATCGAAGGAAACCTGGCCATCTTACAACTAGGTTCCTTTGGTCTGAATTTACCTTACGATTTGGTGGTTTCTGTAAAAGTTTCCGGAGGTCCGAGTCAGATTAAACTCGTCACTGGATCAGGAGAAAAACTGGAAGCTGGGCAATGGATCCAAAACGAAAACGGAGACTGGACAAAACCTAAATCAATGGACGCGCCAGTAGTGCGCACGGAAGTGAAATCCTTCCGGCTTTAA
- a CDS encoding STAS domain-containing protein encodes MNFTTKQVKNHTVVTLEGSLDIYSAPALKKELHKIIDDGAESVAIDMVNIKLLDSSGIALLANLQKKLKSEEGQFFLLNVSQDVMVILKLSSLDKFFTILGGEAELP; translated from the coding sequence ATGAATTTCACAACAAAACAAGTTAAAAATCATACAGTTGTTACTCTAGAGGGTTCCCTCGATATTTATTCTGCACCCGCATTAAAAAAAGAACTCCACAAAATCATCGATGACGGTGCAGAATCGGTAGCGATTGACATGGTCAACATCAAACTATTGGATTCTTCCGGAATTGCGCTGCTTGCGAACCTCCAAAAGAAACTCAAATCAGAGGAAGGTCAGTTTTTCCTCTTAAATGTGAGCCAAGATGTGATGGTCATTTTGAAATTATCCAGTTTGGACAAATTTTTTACAATTCTTGGCGGAGAAGCGGAACTTCCGTAA
- a CDS encoding putative bifunctional diguanylate cyclase/phosphodiesterase: MGSPISVLILENDSNSVFDLVREMKAGGLSPLYRVVESFPSWETTVHEEDWDAIICSTRKPFHSEIPIYLQYLNDKKLDIPVILLSDSDEFTKNLSYMKSGVNDIIDRKNLLRLTEVLERERRELVYRKEKNTTETFLYQSLKEIQLQKFALDQANIVSITDANGIITYVNEAFTKVTGFSAPELIGQNHRILKSPDKTKEDWTKIWEIIQKGNVWRGEIRNIKKDGGDYWADTTIVPFTGQDKSVFQYIAIHHDITDRKLAEQQLTHDAFYDNLTGLPNRALFLARIEQKIFAYNMKDTGYPILFCINIDNFKRINHSLGNEAGDQVLQIFAKRLKQFSDSDAIITRMGADNFAILLTHILSIDEGVNFAQRLLERLGDPIPIGGYSIYLTASSGISGFGLGGKEADVLLRNAEIAMFHAKSQKVGTVSVFNQAMQEKIHFQLEIQNDLKKALTQNEIFVYYQPILDIKENKIGHWEALVRWRHPQRGMVSPGEFIPLAEDSGLIVPITKFVLERAADIIEEVQLKQGHHISIAVNLSPQVFFDQNIFHWIVDLHNRRNIPYTSLQVEITESLAMKNLSETVPILSNLIDIGVKVALDDFGTGFSSLSYLEKLPLSILKIDKSFLNNVEEGSKESFLLVSIINMAHDLGYSVVAEGVEELEQLELLKSFQCDKIQGYWLSKPIGSEDIIPFIIDFKSKQEKK, translated from the coding sequence ATGGGCAGTCCAATCAGCGTTCTAATACTCGAAAACGATTCTAATAGTGTATTTGATCTCGTAAGAGAAATGAAGGCGGGCGGCCTAAGCCCACTATATAGAGTTGTGGAATCCTTCCCATCATGGGAAACTACAGTCCATGAAGAAGATTGGGATGCCATCATCTGTAGCACAAGAAAACCTTTTCATTCTGAAATTCCTATATATTTACAATATCTAAATGACAAAAAGTTAGATATCCCGGTGATTCTACTGAGTGATTCTGATGAATTTACGAAGAACCTAAGTTATATGAAGTCAGGGGTTAATGATATCATTGATCGCAAAAACCTTCTTCGTTTAACAGAGGTTCTAGAAAGAGAAAGAAGGGAACTTGTCTACAGAAAAGAAAAAAACACTACAGAAACTTTCCTATACCAGTCCTTAAAAGAAATCCAACTCCAAAAATTTGCGTTAGACCAAGCCAATATTGTCTCCATCACAGATGCCAATGGCATCATAACTTATGTGAATGAAGCCTTTACTAAGGTAACAGGTTTTAGTGCCCCGGAACTCATTGGCCAAAATCACAGAATCCTGAAGTCACCAGATAAAACAAAAGAGGATTGGACAAAAATCTGGGAGATCATTCAAAAAGGAAATGTTTGGCGAGGAGAAATTAGGAATATCAAAAAAGACGGTGGTGACTACTGGGCAGATACAACCATCGTTCCTTTCACCGGACAAGACAAATCCGTATTCCAATACATTGCCATTCATCATGACATTACTGATAGAAAACTCGCAGAACAACAACTAACACATGATGCATTCTATGATAACCTAACAGGATTACCAAATAGAGCTCTGTTTCTAGCAAGGATTGAACAAAAAATCTTTGCTTATAATATGAAAGATACGGGATACCCAATTTTATTCTGTATCAATATTGATAACTTCAAACGGATCAACCATTCATTAGGAAACGAAGCAGGTGACCAAGTACTTCAAATTTTTGCAAAACGACTCAAACAATTTTCTGATTCTGATGCCATCATCACAAGGATGGGAGCTGATAATTTTGCCATTTTACTCACTCATATCCTATCCATTGATGAAGGTGTTAATTTTGCACAGAGACTACTAGAACGATTGGGAGATCCGATTCCTATCGGTGGTTATTCCATTTATTTAACAGCTTCTTCAGGAATTTCTGGGTTTGGACTGGGAGGAAAAGAAGCAGACGTACTTCTTAGAAATGCAGAAATCGCAATGTTTCATGCGAAGTCACAAAAAGTGGGAACTGTTTCCGTTTTTAACCAAGCGATGCAGGAAAAAATCCACTTCCAATTGGAAATCCAAAATGATTTAAAAAAAGCGTTAACACAAAATGAAATTTTTGTTTATTACCAACCTATTTTAGACATTAAAGAAAATAAAATAGGACACTGGGAGGCACTTGTTAGGTGGCGCCATCCCCAAAGAGGAATGGTTTCCCCAGGAGAATTTATTCCTCTAGCAGAAGACTCTGGTCTCATTGTACCCATTACCAAATTTGTTTTAGAAAGAGCCGCAGATATCATCGAGGAAGTTCAATTAAAACAAGGTCACCACATCTCCATTGCAGTGAACTTAAGTCCACAAGTGTTTTTTGATCAAAATATTTTTCATTGGATTGTTGATTTACACAATCGAAGAAACATTCCTTATACTTCTTTACAAGTAGAAATTACTGAAAGTTTGGCCATGAAAAATTTGTCAGAAACGGTTCCAATCCTTTCCAACTTAATTGATATTGGAGTGAAGGTAGCGTTGGATGATTTTGGGACTGGTTTTTCTTCCCTATCTTACTTAGAAAAGTTACCACTTTCCATTTTAAAGATTGATAAATCTTTTTTAAACAATGTGGAAGAAGGTTCGAAAGAAAGTTTTTTACTCGTATCCATTATCAATATGGCACATGACCTAGGTTATTCCGTTGTTGCTGAGGGAGTAGAGGAGTTGGAACAATTAGAACTTCTCAAATCGTTTCAATGTGATAAAATCCAAGGGTATTGGTTATCAAAACCAATTGGTAGCGAAGATATCATTCCATTTATTATTGACTTTAAATCAAAACAGGAAAAAAAATGA
- a CDS encoding M48 family metallopeptidase has translation MIRNFYLLLAVTFLIHCSTSPTGRRQIILVKDGEMNEMGTDAFSELKTKTPIDSSVSANSYVNCIVSAQLAVTTDTTGVESWEVVVFKDNTPNAFALPGGKIGVHTGMFSVAKNKDQLAAVIGHEIGHVIARHGNERVSQNQLAGGSVKILESLGKPTVAGALGMGAKFGVLLPFSREHESEADLIGLELMAKSGFDPRESVNLWKNMSALGGSKPNELLSTHPSDATRMKNLNSAMSNAMVLWEKAKAEGKRPNCHL, from the coding sequence ATGATTCGAAACTTTTATCTTTTGTTAGCGGTAACTTTTCTAATCCACTGTAGCACTTCACCCACTGGTAGAAGGCAAATCATCCTCGTAAAAGATGGTGAAATGAATGAAATGGGGACGGATGCCTTTTCAGAGTTGAAAACTAAAACACCGATTGATTCGAGTGTTTCTGCCAATTCTTATGTAAACTGTATCGTATCTGCACAGTTAGCCGTCACCACCGATACAACCGGTGTGGAATCCTGGGAAGTTGTGGTTTTTAAGGATAACACACCAAATGCCTTTGCACTTCCTGGTGGAAAAATTGGAGTCCATACCGGAATGTTCTCTGTCGCTAAAAACAAAGACCAGCTAGCAGCTGTGATTGGGCATGAAATAGGTCACGTCATTGCAAGGCATGGAAATGAACGAGTATCCCAAAACCAATTGGCAGGTGGATCTGTGAAAATTTTGGAAAGTTTGGGTAAACCTACGGTTGCCGGGGCTTTAGGTATGGGAGCAAAATTTGGTGTTTTATTGCCATTTTCAAGAGAACACGAATCGGAAGCGGATTTGATTGGTCTGGAACTTATGGCGAAGTCTGGATTTGATCCTAGGGAGAGCGTCAACCTTTGGAAAAATATGAGTGCTCTTGGTGGTTCCAAACCAAACGAACTTTTGTCAACGCATCCATCGGATGCAACAAGAATGAAAAATTTAAATTCTGCTATGTCAAATGCAATGGTTTTATGGGAAAAAGCAAAGGCAGAAGGAAAACGTCCCAACTGCCACTTGTAA
- a CDS encoding MORN repeat-containing protein, with amino-acid sequence MKLSFRLLVCNLFLLSLLVACASQDTKEVADQTNADTKSNSRNANLEDPEKGGKKFGCIEGDCVNGIGKYVYDNGDIYTGSFKNDLREGAGNFVYSDGEKFNGTYSEDKKQGSGEYNFKNGDKYVGEFQNGQINGKGTYSFKDGKSVSGDFTSDGQEGIGVLTDDGKARNCKIAGRKLLCE; translated from the coding sequence ATGAAATTATCCTTTCGCCTTTTGGTTTGTAATCTTTTTCTTTTGTCACTACTTGTGGCTTGTGCTTCGCAAGACACAAAAGAGGTTGCCGACCAAACAAACGCGGATACAAAATCAAATTCACGAAATGCCAACTTAGAAGATCCTGAAAAAGGTGGAAAAAAGTTTGGTTGTATTGAAGGGGATTGTGTCAACGGAATCGGTAAATATGTCTACGATAACGGTGATATCTATACCGGATCTTTTAAAAACGACCTCCGTGAAGGGGCCGGAAATTTTGTCTATTCTGATGGTGAGAAGTTCAATGGAACTTACTCGGAAGATAAAAAGCAGGGTTCCGGTGAGTATAATTTCAAAAACGGAGATAAATACGTAGGGGAATTCCAAAACGGACAAATCAATGGAAAAGGAACTTATAGTTTCAAAGACGGTAAGTCTGTTTCCGGTGATTTTACCTCTGATGGCCAAGAAGGAATCGGTGTTCTCACAGATGATGGAAAGGCAAGAAATTGTAAAATCGCAGGAAGAAAACTTCTCTGCGAATAA
- a CDS encoding ATP-dependent helicase yields MSEDLNEAQKAVILSPPGPILVVAGAGTGKTNTIVHKLAALVQAGVDPSSLLLLTFTRRAAKEMISRASGLLDSRMFSVQGGTFHSFCHKFLRKYSLAVSLNANFTILDEDDSVSFVGMARDQIVSKDSKVRFPKKETLAEMFSACFNLQISLEKVIQKDYPMFLGLIKEIQEIKNKFTELKLKHNSLDFDDLLDFTRKILMEQESIRERIGLQYQYILVDEYQDTNRIQAHIACLLASKHRNILVVGDDAQCIYGFRGANVNNMLDFPKIFPNTKTIHLTKNYRSTQTILDLANAVLEQSKENYKKQLVAETKQTQVKMIPIKPQLIKFESSEEEANWICDQILELYEKDIPLSKMSVLFRAGYISNLLEVKLSAKNIPFRKFGGKRFLDLAHVKDMLAYLRIIENPRDILSWNRVLLLEKNIGKKYAQVLYKNLESGHFQYESIESSSSFFLGIPDSPKVSFQNLIKNLKVCLKFGNSMAIVEHVLSYYFPILEQEYDDFDRRKQDLESFKILSKTSPILSDYLANLTLDPTEKMDTNVPEKEEDEFLTLSTIHSAKGLEWEYVFTMQVVEGSLPSSRVKTTQDLEEERRLFYVAITRAKQGLFLTSPVFSDKNKLTTVSRFLSDLSNLSELVDEDSPQNKEETPREINPKPENDHFQDIQRYFLN; encoded by the coding sequence GTGAGTGAGGATTTAAACGAGGCCCAAAAGGCAGTCATTCTGTCCCCTCCTGGCCCCATCTTAGTGGTCGCTGGAGCTGGAACCGGAAAAACAAACACAATTGTTCATAAATTGGCAGCTCTCGTTCAGGCGGGAGTCGATCCTAGTTCCCTCCTCCTTCTTACCTTTACGAGAAGGGCTGCAAAAGAAATGATCAGTCGTGCGAGTGGCCTTCTTGATTCGAGAATGTTTTCCGTACAAGGTGGTACATTCCATTCCTTTTGCCACAAATTCCTTCGTAAATATTCCCTAGCTGTTTCCCTGAATGCCAATTTTACCATTTTGGATGAAGATGATTCCGTAAGTTTTGTGGGAATGGCAAGGGATCAAATTGTCTCCAAGGATTCAAAAGTCAGATTTCCCAAAAAGGAAACTTTAGCAGAAATGTTTTCTGCCTGTTTTAACTTACAAATTTCTTTAGAAAAGGTAATTCAAAAAGATTATCCTATGTTTCTTGGGCTGATAAAAGAAATCCAGGAAATCAAAAACAAATTTACAGAACTTAAACTAAAACATAACTCTTTAGACTTTGATGATTTATTAGACTTCACAAGAAAGATTTTGATGGAACAAGAATCCATTCGCGAACGAATCGGATTGCAGTATCAATATATTTTAGTAGATGAATACCAGGATACAAATCGTATCCAAGCACATATTGCTTGTTTACTTGCGAGCAAACACCGAAACATCTTAGTCGTTGGCGATGACGCTCAGTGTATTTATGGTTTTCGTGGTGCCAATGTGAATAATATGTTGGATTTTCCTAAAATTTTCCCAAACACAAAAACAATCCATCTAACCAAGAATTATCGAAGTACACAAACTATTTTGGATTTGGCAAATGCCGTTTTAGAACAGAGTAAAGAAAACTATAAAAAACAATTGGTTGCCGAAACTAAACAGACCCAAGTCAAAATGATTCCAATAAAACCCCAACTCATAAAGTTTGAATCATCTGAGGAAGAAGCAAATTGGATTTGTGATCAAATTTTAGAGTTGTATGAAAAAGATATTCCTTTATCTAAAATGTCTGTCCTTTTTCGTGCGGGATATATTTCTAATCTTCTTGAAGTCAAACTAAGTGCCAAAAACATACCCTTTCGTAAATTTGGAGGAAAACGTTTTTTAGATTTAGCACATGTAAAAGATATGCTTGCTTACCTCCGTATCATAGAAAACCCAAGGGATATACTTTCTTGGAATCGAGTTTTATTACTCGAAAAAAATATTGGTAAAAAATATGCGCAAGTTCTTTATAAAAATTTGGAATCAGGGCACTTCCAGTATGAATCAATTGAATCCTCATCTTCATTTTTTTTGGGAATTCCAGATTCTCCCAAAGTATCGTTTCAAAATTTAATCAAAAATCTAAAGGTTTGTTTAAAATTTGGAAATAGTATGGCCATCGTAGAACATGTGCTTTCTTATTATTTTCCTATTTTAGAACAGGAGTATGATGATTTTGATAGAAGAAAACAGGATTTGGAGTCTTTTAAAATTTTAAGTAAAACTTCTCCTATTTTGTCTGATTATTTAGCAAACTTAACCCTTGATCCAACAGAAAAAATGGATACAAATGTTCCAGAAAAAGAGGAAGACGAGTTTTTAACACTGTCTACCATTCATTCCGCCAAAGGTCTGGAATGGGAATATGTTTTTACTATGCAGGTGGTTGAAGGAAGTTTGCCTAGTTCTCGTGTAAAAACCACCCAAGACTTAGAAGAAGAAAGAAGATTGTTTTATGTTGCGATTACAAGGGCCAAACAAGGGTTATTTTTGACTTCTCCCGTTTTTTCTGATAAAAATAAATTAACAACCGTAAGTCGATTTTTGTCGGATTTATCTAATCTCAGTGAATTGGTTGATGAAGATTCCCCTCAAAATAAAGAAGAAACACCGCGAGAGATAAATCCGAAACCAGAAAACGACCACTTCCAGGACATCCAACGATACTTTTTGAATTGA